One window from the genome of Paramisgurnus dabryanus chromosome 24, PD_genome_1.1, whole genome shotgun sequence encodes:
- the LOC135721086 gene encoding striatin-interacting protein 1 homolog: MGRAGIGSAQRSCHASAGRAGHHRQRATFKVARALLYMAQGMFGECSSEMEVQHWMRYNIFLLLDVGAFTALEIEKPAISLADSTDLRITGSPL, translated from the exons aTGGGCCGAGCTGGAATCGGTTCAGCACAGAGATCATGCCATGCGTCTGCTGGACGAGCTGGACATCATCGGCAGAGAGCGACTTTTAAAGTCGCCAGAGCTCTTCTGTATATGGCACAAG GGATGTTTGGTGAGTGTAGCTCAGAGATGGAGGTCCAGCACTGGATGAGATATAACATCTTTCTACTGTTGGATGTTGGAGCTTTCACTGCTCTGGAAATAGA GAAACCTGCGATCTCTCTGGCCGACAGCACTGACCTCAG GATCACAGGTTCTCCTCTTTAA